The proteins below come from a single Cryptococcus gattii WM276 chromosome D, complete sequence genomic window:
- a CDS encoding uncharacterized protein (Similar to TIGR gene model, INSD accession AAW46728.1) gives MPSTAATASVSPTRRALSPAPAVTDLDLEIAMLRCLGEIRPLGRYKHFLIIQLQTEIHRRTGSWLPIGLLWQRLDELYDLEGLDEMASSSSVSIPSTPHTLSPRFPLSPQSSISSLSDVSPQKTKSSKARNPNNRTTSKANNKRGKSPGISKSARIINSEHFHRTFDLPYFKSRYRLAEDEEERSQEDSEDESDSDKPIELDGEEERIWQGMIYSRALAPDGTDDSWRGDSLAIDGDESDDEEVKPKDKRKGKRTSAMSIVSRRESAGSGAGGEKDRGKRGKQTRAQEESEEDSPSPVKRKGARESNGADVKKPKRRR, from the exons ATGCCGTCCACCGCCGCCACAGCTTCGGTATCACCCACAAGAAGAGCGCTCTCACCAGCGCCGGCCGTAACCGATCTTGACTT GGAGATAGCTATGCTGCGATGTTTGGGAGAGATTCGGCCTT TAGGACGATACAAGCATTTCCTTATCATTCAACTACAGACCGAGATACACCGACGGACGGGATCTTGGTTGCCCATCGGCTTATTATGGCAGCGCTTAGATGAGTTGTACGATTTAGAAGGACTTGATGAGATG GCTTCATCGAGCTCAGTATCTATTCCTTCCACGCCGCACACATTGTCGCCCCGATTTCCTCTATCCCCGCAGTCTTCAATATCATCACTGTCTGATGTTTCACCTCAAAAAACAAAATCCTCGAAAGCAAGGAACCCAAATAATAGGACTACTAGTAAAGCGAATAATAAGAGAGGCAAAAGCCCCGGTATTTCAAAATCTGCCAGAATAATCAATTCTGAGCATTTTCATCGGACGTTTGACTTGCCGTACTTTAAAAGTCGATACCGTTTGgcggaggatgaagaagaacgGTCGCAAGAAGATTCGGAAGATGAGAGTGATTCGGACAAGCCAATAGAACtggatggagaagaagaacgaaTCTGGCAAGGCATGATATATTCTCGAGCCTTGGCGCCTGACGGTACTGATGATTCGTGGAGAGGAGATTCTTTGGCAATAGACGGAGACGAATcagatgatgaggaggtGAAACCCAAAGACAAAagaaaaggcaaaaggACGTCGGCCATGTCTATTGTTTCACGGAGGGAGAGTGCCGGGTCCGGGGCTGGAGGTGAAAAAGACCGGGGAAAGCGGGGGAAACAAACAAGGGCGCAAGAAGAAAGTGAGGAAGATTCTCCGAGCCCCGTGAAGCGGAAGGGTGCGAGAGAAAGTAATGGGGCTGATGTT AAGAAGCCCAAGAGAAGGAGATAG
- a CDS encoding uncharacterized protein (Similar to TIGR gene model, INSD accession AAW46645.1) — translation MTFTAATNTPGPSSSNSPTVLPTDISRRPSPWHDIAHSLSTTSLPPTSRCDSTTSLPTPPSSDSSTPPSQGPALSASQAFREWEERLSQPDSDATRHQLVHPKRSPTPKLAAERDKMGFIEYKLKLINPTAERFERLVTQMMWRLKQGKNEAIYELGLADDGTVVGLTRAEMDASLRTLELMASEVGATVIVLKEIVLNELASTQPTASIETITALPPSDILSQSKLLINEWIARRPDLNEDGQPRRGNGTPDSNGKGRRNKRERKKNKKTRSQMDLKQKAEGDSEVVDSIRHCPSSKSSVASLSTDTDSSFQFDMDDPTALDLHQRHSIFSPSPFPRKIINPVSPKSDKKRRKSAVKQEQRRLDLLRGDGTNPMWAEMTNQSPGFPVESPDAFLLHQPARPSSLRLATPTECADNSFADDLLHVPLDSLSLSFADVRTVSGTSPSKAHHSRPHSHSHSAQLSAPSPIRPLSPVSDHSAATTTKAGTETEIVLPLDDAALAANKILPPPPGEELICVEALVVRKVQHDHDREDEDGEAEEEEEDSWGYGGEEDVWGFGTEDD, via the exons ATGACTTTTACAGCGGCAACCAATACACCGGGCCCCAGCTCCAGCAACTCCCCGACGGTGCTTCCAACTGACATCTCTCGTCGACCATCGCCGTGGCACGATATTGCACATTCTCTATCCACTACCTCCTTGCCTCCCACCTCTCGTTGCGACTCTACCACATCATTGCCTACTCCTCCATCCTCCGACTCGTCTACGCCACCTAGCCAAGGCCCTGCGCTTTCCGCCTCACAGGCTTTCAGAGAATGGGAGGAACGTCTCTCGCAGCCTGATTCCGACGCTACTCGCCACCAGCTTGTCCATCCTAAACGATCACCTACTCCCAAACTGGCTGCAGAACGGGACAAGATGGGATTCATTGAGTACAAGCTCAAACTGATCAACCCCACCGCGGAGAGATTTGAGAGGCTAGTTACCCAGATGATGTGGAGGTTAAAGCAAGGAAAGAACGAGGCGATCTATGAGCTTGGGCTGGCTG ATGATGGCACTGTTGTCGGCTTGACTCGAGCCGAAATGGATGCTTCACTCCGGACACTTGAGCTTATGGCTTCAGAAGTAGGAGCTACAGTCATCGTACTAAAGGAGATTGTCTTAAACGAACTTGCTTCGACGCAGCCAACTGCCTCGATTGAAACCATAACAGCTCTTCCACCTTCCGATATTTTGAGCCAATCTAAGCTTCTTATCAACGAGTGGATTGCGAGGCGACCTGATCTGAATGAGGACGGTCAACCGAGACGAGGGAACGGTACACCGGACTCGAatggaaagggaagaagaaacaagagagagaggaagaagaacaagaagacGAGGTCGCAAATGGATTTGAAACAAAAAGCTGAGGGAGATAGCGAGGTTGTGGATTCTATAAGGCATTGCCCCAGTTCCAAATCAAGCGTTGCCAGTCTCAGCACCGACACCGACTCCTCATTTCAGTTTGATATGGATGACCCAACCGCCCTTGATTTACACCAGCGCCACTCTATTTTCTCCCCTTCACCATTTCCCCGCAAGATAATCAACCCTGTTAGTCCCAAATCTGATAAAAAGCGGCGCAAATCGGCCGTGAAGCAGGAACAAAGACGCCTCGATTTATTAAGAGGGGATGGTACGAACCCAATGTGGGCCGAGATGACCAACCAATCCCCAGGATTTCCAGTCGAATCGCCCGATGCTTTCCTTCTGCACCAGCCAGCGAGACCATCCTCGTTACGACTTGCCACACCTACAGAGTGCGCTGACAATTCGTTCGCTGATGACCTCCTGCATGTACCTCTTGATTCTTTATCTCTTTCCTTCGCAGATGTGCGCACTGTGTCCGGGACTAGCCCCAGCAAGGCCCACCATTCGCGTCCCCATTCCCATTCTCATTCAGCACAGTTATCAGCCCCAAGTCCGATCCGACCTCTGTCCCCCGTCTCAGACCACTCGGCGGCTACCACCACAAAGGCAGGAACTGAGACGGAGATAGTTCTCCCACTGGACGATGCTGCTCTTGCAGCGAACAAGATTCTTCCACCCCCACCTGGAGAGGAGCTCATCTGTGTAGAGGCGTTGGTAGTCCGGAAAGTACAGCATGATCACGATagagaggatgaagatggtgaagcggaggaggaggaagaggataGTTGGGGATatggaggagaggaggatgttTGGGGTTTTGGAACGGAGGACGATTGA
- a CDS encoding Hypothetical Protein (Similar to TIGR gene model, INSD accession AAW41103.1): MLVLHHEFLRQFEQAPHTARQTHVARRAGHLTKATQAHIATLEKPIFAVPGHLSVFDLFPDFDKVRHAVVNPMHALLEGTLPFYLRKVMVLGRYCGAPPAGWADDEKVASVCTTDSEGEGSDATVCRCVLPRSKTDGKPIFTQAHLCRLEQMMEEVVYPPYIDRIAKEFFTKLSKPTAAQWRTFGEVLGPLVMPWLWAEAADDGKSHPQEELSVTLKLFAVIRYILQSSISEAHVAQLRQNIDDFRSLVSKQHPFLPARVTNFHAIQHIPDDILAHGPVFGWWLFALERLKGNIKHIKMGCRNMVQEQVVALPALLRQRFALQHLKKVVQSEIDLPDTTGYRKRLVDGFRLGGLDVGGEDDNGDLYFYGNSGLDQEFSIDLLSRRRRSEESTDKEVFRRFLSDYLPRTAQTLIHPTDEAITNSFVFHHELVVRGYRFRPLDPTFNEEWIVNRAAQVPFLLNRKNACSFVECRPPLRRFAEFHQPTMTGILWSVFSHTRRTPDGRIMSHRLFGVFRWFKPSIVYGYQYDEEKTLDIQVFSQNQLSPPFFFPIHAKSLPGIHPVALVSIPQKSSAPSGTKVIVTIPIARHT, translated from the exons ATGCTGGTTCTACACCACGAATTCCTCCGCCAGTTTGAGCAAGCCCCACATACTGCCCGACAGACCCATGTTGCACGTCGCGCTGGACATCTGACAAAAGCCACTCAAGCTCACATCGCAACTCTGGAGAAGCCGATCTTCGCCGTGCCCGGCCACCTCTCTGTCTTTGACTTATTTCCGGATTTCGACAAGGTCCGCCATGCCGTCGTGAACCCCATGCATGCTCTGCTAGAGGGGACCTTGCCGTTTTACCTTCGTAAAGTCATGGTTTTAGGCAGATATTGTGGCGCGCCACCTGCTGGATGGGCGGACGATGAGAAAGTTGCGAGTGTCTGCACCACGGACTCGGAGGGGGAGGGAAGC GATGCAACGGTATGCCGCTGTGTGCTGCCTAGGAGCAAGACGGATGGCAAGCCCATCTTCACCCAAGCTCACCTCTGTCGGCTGGAGCAAATGATGGAGGAAGTAGTCTACCCTCCATACATAGACAGGATCGCGAAGGAATTCTTCACCAAACTGAGCAAGCCAACCGCAGCTCAGTGGAGAACATTCGGGGAGGTCCTGGGTCCACTGGTGATGCCTTGGCTCTGGGCAGAAGCCGCGGACGACGGGAAGTCGCATCCACAGGAAGAATTGTCTGTGACGTTGAAGCTGTTTGCGGTCATCCGGTACATCTTGCAATCCTCGATTTCCGAGGCTCATGTCGCTCAGCTCCGACAGAACATCGACGACTTCCGCTCCCTTGTCTCCAAGCAACATCCTTTCCTCCCTGCACGAGTCACAAACTTTCATGCGATTCAGCATATACCGGACGATATCCTGGCACACGGCCCGGTATTTGGCTGGTGGTTATTCGCTTTGGAGCGGCTGAAAGGCAACATCAAGCACATCAAGATGGGCTGTCGGAATATGGTCCAAGAGCAAGTCGTCGCTCTCCCTGCCTTACTCCGACAACGTTTCGCTCTTCAACACTTGAAAAAAGTCGTGCAGTCCGAGATCGATCTTCCGGACACCACGGGATACCGGAAGCGATTGGTCGATGGCTTCAGGTTGGGAGGGCTGGATGTTGGTGGGGAAGATGATAACGGTGACCTGTACTTCTATGGCAATAGTGGGCTGGATCAGGAGTTCTCCATCGATCTTCTGTCTCGCCGGAGAAGGAGCGAAGAGTCCACGGATAAGGAGGTTTTTCGCCGTTTTCTTAGCGACTACCTACCCCGAACGGCCCAGACCTTGATTCACCCTACAGACGAGGCAATCACTAATTCATTCGTGTTCCATCATGAATTGGTGGTTCGGGGCTATCGTTTTCGACCTCTCGATCCGACCTTTAACGAGGAATGGATAGTCAATAGAGCAGCGCAGGTACCTTTTCTTCTCAATAGGAAAAATGCGTGTTCCTTTGTCGAGTGCCGCCCTCCCCTTCGTCGTTTTGCTGAATTTCATCAGCCGACAATGACCGGCATACTCTGGAGTGTTTTCTCCCATACTCGGCGAACTCCTGATGGAAGGATTATGTCCCACCGCCTCTTTGGCGTCTTCAGGTGGTTCAAACCCTCCATCGTATACGGCTACCAGTATGATGAAGA GAAAACACTTGATATTCAGGTATTTTCTCAAAATCAATTATCccctcctttcttcttccccatccACGCCAAGTCGTTACCTGGTATCCATCCAGTGGCATTGGTTAGTATTCCTCAAAAGTCTTCGGCACCGTCGGGTACAAAGGTCATTGTCACTATTCCAATTGCTCGG CATACGTGA
- a CDS encoding uncharacterized protein (Similar to TIGR gene model, INSD accession AAW46648.1): protein MPLKDLLKARFTSAIQSIPDGTWKILITDEHSQALLDTVYKQFDILQQHVTSIEPLHSPRQPMTVDAIYLLTPTLQNVDRIIADFANGRKTYKSAHVYFIDGIDDSLAQRLTDGMPQGILQAFVELYCNVWALEDRVFSLKAPWSFYTMFGSLGGAASADLAMEAFQDDLKVTGRSILNFLATINENPYIRYYQPHHHPPLGPLAHTAQSSSPSPHPQSHTSLRWKSAMGGLSSKTPEVVGEHLSKKIAEQLQSDLDEYLANNPEFPPASGRPRSVLFVVDRSMDPAAPLLHEFWYQAMVNDLLSVEDGVRYRYKYTNTLGGLEDKTAELTEQDPVWVSVRHLHMKDAIDTLMTDFGKFAQEHAGFRGGGNVNVNDLKDMLASLPQFQTQREQFSLHLDMAQECMNIFEKKRLAQVGNVEQCCATGYTAEGKTPKSIVEEMVPLLDDRLNITSLDKVRIMALYILFRDGVADEDRRRLYQHARLSLSEQDMVNNLVYLGVKVIRVSAAAQAHGPGADKRQDHSKSSKSRIKQKPTMAEGEYELSRYKPVIQMMLEDQNSNKLDLANFPYIKDMPPEASPSLRGSSAHLAASSNPSGSLRSARPTWHKAPSARVNNTEGKQRFIIFIAGGMTYSEMRCAYTVGQALGKDVYIGSTHVFTPEAYCTQLRALGRGGVGSNPPTPIPLHPQGPGRIIRQPGQPVSYQEILNFRHWRPPVGPPSLAPTPQCQPQLQQKQNSRTSLTSGISSLSLTSTISSKDKKERQDGEKKKKKLFGLKL, encoded by the exons ATGCCCCTCAAGGACCTCCTTAAAGCGC GGTTCACATCAGCTATTCAGTCGATCCCGGATGGTACTTGGAAGATTCTGATAACGGACGAGCATTCTCAGGCCCTTCTGGATACTGTATATAAACAGTTTGATATCCTCCAGCAACATGTCACCT CTATTGAGCctcttcattctcctcGACAGCCAATGACGGTCGATGCCATTTATCTCTTGACTCCGACTCTTCAAAACGTCGACCGTATAATTGCCGACTTTGCCAACGGTAGAAAAACCTACAAGTCCGCCCATGTCTATTTCATTGATG GGATCGACGACTCATTAGCACAGAGGCTGACGGATGGTATGCCTCAAGGCATATTGCAAGCGTTTGTCGAGCTGTATTGTAATGTTTGGG CGCTTGAGGATCGTGTATTCTCACTCAAAGCGCCATGGTCGTTTTATACAATGTTCGGCAGTCTTGGTGGTGCCGCGTCTGCCGACTTGGCTATGGAGGCTTTCCAGGACGACCTCAAAGTGACTGGGCGGTCT ATTCTCAACTTCCTCGCAACTATTAACGAAAACCCATACATTCGATACTATCAACCTCACCACCATCCACCGCTTGGCCCTCTCGCACATACCGCACAATCATCGTCTCCCAGCCCTCATCCCCAGTCACATACTTCACTCCGATGGAAGTCTGCTATGGGCGGTTTGAGCTCAAAGACGCCTGAAGTGGTAGGCGAGCATTTGAGTAAGAAGATTGCAGAGCAGTTGCAAAGTGACTTAGATGAGTATTTGGCGAATAATCCAGAGTTTCCT CCTGCATCAGGTCGGCCACGATCAGTATTGTTCGTCGTTGACAGATCAATGGACCCCGCAGCACCGCTCCTTCACGAATTCTGGTACCAAGCAATGGTCAATGATCTCCTCAGCGTCGAGGACGGTGTACGTTATAGGTACAAATACACCAATACTCTCGGAGGGTTGGAAGACAAGACCGCGGAGCTTACAGAGCAGGATCCTGTTTGGGTTTCAGTTCGACATTTGCATATGAAAGATGCTATTGATACGTTGATGACGGATTTTGGCAAGTTCGCTCAGGAGCATGCTGGCTTCAGGGG AGGAGGGAATGTGAACGTCAACGATCTCAAGGATATGCTTGCTAGTCTACCGCAATTCCAAACCCAAAGGGAGCAGTTCTCGCTGCATCTCGATATGGCTCAAGAATGTATGAACATTTTTGAAAAGAAGAGACTGGCACAAGTTGGCAACGTCGAACAA TGCTGTGCTACCGGATATACCGCTGAGGGAAAGACGCCAAAGTCTATTGTGGAGGAGATGGTACCACTCTTGGATGATCGATTAAATATAAC CTCCCTGGACAAGGTGCGAATTATGGCCCTCTACATCCTCTTCCGCGACGGCGTTGCGGATGAAGACAGGAGAAGATTATACCAGCATGCGAGGCTGTCATTGTCTGAACAGGATATGGTAAACAACTTGGTGTATCTCGGTGTGAAGGTCATCAGGGTGAGTGCAGCTGCACAAGCTCATGGGCCAGGGGCTGACAAAAGACAGGACCACTCAAAATCATCAAAATCCAGGATTAAGCAAAAACCCACCATGGCTGAGGGCGAATACGAACTTTCTCGATACAAACCTGTCATCCAAATGATGCTTGAG GACCAAAACTCCAACAAACTCGACCTCGCCAACTTCCCTTACATCAAAGATATGCCCCCAGAAGCCAGCCCTTCCCTCCGTGGAAGCTCCGCTCATCTTGCGGCTTCTTCCAATCCTTCAGGCTCCCTCCGAAGTGCTCGACCTACATGGCACAAGGCCCCATCAGCAAGGGTAAATAATACCGAAGGAAAGCAGAGattcatcatcttcattgCAGGAGGGATGACGTATTCTGAAATGAGGTGCGCTTATACTGTTGGGCAAGCTTTGGGAAAGGATGTTTATATCG GCTCTACACATGTATTCACTCCCGAAGCCTACTGTACCCAATTACGCGCTCTCGGTCGCGGCGGCGTTGGTTCCAACCCTCCCACACCTATACCTCTCCATCCCCAAGGCCCCGGTCGTATCATCCGCCAGCCAGGTCAACCAGTGTCATACCAAGAAATCCTCAACTTCCGACATTGGCGACCTCCTGTTGgtcctccttctcttgcACCTACACCTCAATGCCAACCACAATTGCAGCAAAAGCAGAATTCTCGCACTTCGCTTACCAGTGGAATCAGCAGTCTGTCATTAACTTCTACGATAAGTTCAAAGGATAAGAAGGAGAGACAAGAtggtgagaagaagaagaagaagctgtTTGGACTCAAGTTGTAA
- a CDS encoding Hypothetical Protein (Similar to TIGR gene model, INSD accession AAW46716.1) — MGKGDFEGSNKRRRIDILEQQPRRFVPPAPASGTSEGPVHLQHPKPSHNFQPTRPISRAFSSTAPRAIPRMEAPPQVPFQSPEGRQQNTMHFRHIRDERNADGGGDVKSRLDAYRYDPANPSPNRRAPQDRPGTMSPNQHERTLSAQPLQTQPPQMCIPQRPQSSFIERLKMSNSSFMNRPGSARPTPLQHHTSAPSMDVTRSMVIGTGMGMVQGSARVRTREDVMQAAARMSLAHGVGQRGSGNRF; from the exons ATGGGTAAGGGAGACTTTGAGGGATCAaacaagagaagaaggattgATATACTAGAGCAACAACCTCGGCG ATTTGTGCCGCCCGCTCCGGCTTCAGGTACTTCTGAAGGACCTGTACATCTCCAACATCCCAAGCCCTCACACAATTTCCAACCTACCCGTCCCATTTCTCGCGCTTTCAGCTCTACAGCGCCCAGGGCTATTCCACGGATGGAAGCTCCGCCACAAGTTCCTTTTCAGAGCCCTGAGGGAAGACAACAGAATACGATGCATTTCAGACATATAAGAGATGAGAGAAATGCAGATGGCGGTGGTGATGTTAAGTCACGCCTAGA CGCGTACAGATATGACCCAGCGAACCCTTCGCCAAATCGCCGTGCGCCTCAAGACAGACCTGGGACCATGTCACCTAATCAGCACGAACGAACTCTCAGCGCCCAACCACTGCAAACGCAACCACCGCAAATGTGTATCCCTCAACGACCGCAATCAAGTTTTATTGAGAGGTTGAAGATGTCAAACTCTTCCTTCA TGAACCGCCCTGGATCAGCGAGACCTACCCCTCTGCAACATCACACGAGCGCACCGTCCATGGATGTTACCCGATCTATGGTGATAGGGACTGGGATGGGTATGGTGCAAGGCAGTGCACGCGTGAGGACGAGGGAAGATGTAATGCAAGCTGCAGCGAGGATGTCGTTGGCTCATGGTGTGGGACAGAGAGGTTCTGGTAATCGATTTTAA
- a CDS encoding uncharacterized protein (Similar to TIGR gene model, INSD accession AAW46717.1): MSQFNPDELSSFRGLYHTHGYVVVPSLISDHLLPLLREAADHIVDLSRSGKWDNVRVVGKPFPPWDAKDKEDIWGVQNVMHPDLGQKVFAEWYGSEGMLEVSRALMGCEQEDMQFELFNLLINPTNAAYTLVWHRDDVKPTATPQEEIAALQKDYHGIQWNAALYDDECLSVVPKSHLRLSTPDEKKALLGEGEMPGGMKLKLKTGETVFYNNNIIHIGSYDPTTKRRTLHGCYGCPPPGDISRARNILQHDLTYTLDPKFRESVPEGLKGMVDKLNRMQKLLDGQVLEYSQD; encoded by the exons ATGTCGCAGTTCAACCCTGACGAACTCTCCTCTTTCCGCGGACTCTACCACACCCACGGTTATGTGGTCGTCCCTTCTCTCATTTCTGATCACCTCTTGCCCCTTCTCCGTGAAGCTGCAGACCACATTGTTGATCTATCCCGTTCCGGCAAATGGGACAATGTCCGCGTGGTAGGGAAACCCTTCCCGCCCTGGGACGCAAAAGATAAGGAGGATATCTGGGGTGTGCAGAATGTGATGCACCCGGACTTGGGGCAGAAGGTGTTTGCGGAATGGTATGGGAGCGAAGGGATGCTGGAGGTATCGAGAGCTTTGATGGGTTGTGAGCAGGAGGACATGCAGTTCG AACTGTTTAACCTCCTCATCAACCCCACCAACGCAGCCTATACCCTTGTATGGCATCGAGACGACGTCAAGCCCACAGCCACGCCCCAAGAGGAAATCGCAGCCCTGCAGAAAGATTACCACGGCATTCAATGGAATGCTGCTCTCTACGACGACGAGTGTCTTTCTGTCGTGCCTAAATCGCATCTCCGCCTAAGCACCCCCGATGAAAAGAAAGCATTGTTaggagagggagagatgCCAGGTGGTATGAAACTGAAGCTAAAGACTGGGGAGACAGTGTTCTACAACAACAATATAA TCCATATAGGAAGCTATGACCCCACCACAAAACGGCGAACTCTCCATGGTTGCTATGGCTGCCCTCCTCCAGGCGATATCTCCCGAGCACGAAATATCCTACAACATGATCTGACATATACCCTCGACCCGAAATTCAGAGAGTCAGTGCCAGAAGGGTTGAAGGGGATGGTGGATAAATTGAACAGAATGCAGAAGCTTTTAGACGGACAGGTGCTTGAGTATTCGCAGGATTGA
- a CDS encoding zuotin, putative (Similar to TIGR gene model, XP_568161.1~Hypothetical J-domain protein C1778.01c in chromosome II) translates to MASVVTLPITLTAAPAGYSKPSPSKPSAPRQLPIYPAGPSFISAARRQILQRSFADDDKAVLEAREREAEAKANASADGSQYPGLGEEEEPHTVLSSDPKEWKKQDHYAILGLGHLRYTATDDHIKVAHRRKVLRHHPDKKASQTGHGTNDDSFFKCIQKAHETLTHPERRRQFDSVDWNINDEVPDFKKLSPEEFCTQANALFAREGRFSKIQPVPEFGDLNSPKKEVEEFYHFFYNFDSWRSFEWHDKEVNEGSDSRDDKRFTEKKNKSERTRRKKEDNIRLRELVDSVLALDPRIKRIKAEEKAAREAKKKGGAAGAPKQLSAAEKKKLEEQKKKEEEEKKAAEKKANEASKADREAAKKAKEAARKNLKKWKKAISTVIASSNYFQAEGTAASAQVIEKQLGELDALIELLEPEQVKDLKEKVEKAGNGAPVKAALQEKVAALGEKGAGKFTEFA, encoded by the exons ATGGCCTCCGTTGTCACTCTCCCCATCACCCTTACCGCCGCTCCTGCTGGCTATTCCAAGCCTTCCCCTTCCAAGCCTTCTGCCCCCAGGCAGCTCCCTATCTACCCCGCCGGTCCTTCCTTCATCTCCGCCGCTCGTCGACAAATCCTTCAACGATCTTTCGCAGACGATGACAAGGCCGTCCTCGAGGCTCGTGAGCGTGAGGCTGAGGCCAAGGCCAATGCCTCTGCCGACGGTAGCCAATACCCCGGTCTgggtgaggaggaagagccTCATACTGTCTTGTCTTCTGACCCCAAGGAATGGAAGAAGCAGGACCACTATGCTATCCTTGGTTTGGGCCACTTGAGGTACACTGCCACTGATGATCACATCAAGGTTGCTC ACCGAAGGAAGGTCTTGCGACACCACCCTGACAAGAAGGCCAGCCAAACTGGTCACGGTACCAATGACGACTCTTTCTTCAAGTGTATCCAGAAGG CCCATGAGACCCTTACCCACCCCGAGCGTCGACGTCAATTTGACTCTGTCGACTGGAACATTAACGACGAAGTTCCCGACTTCAAGAAGCTTTCTCCTGAAGAGTTCTGTACCCAGGCGAACGCCCTCTTTGCTCGTGAAGGCCGATTCTCCAAAATCCAGCCTGTTCCAGAGTTTGGCGACCTCAATTCCCCCAAAAAGGAAGTCGAGGAATTCTATCACTTCTTCTACAACTTTGACTCATGGAGGAGTTTCGAGTGGCACGACAAGGAGGTCAACGAGGGTTCCGACTCTCGTGACGACAAGCGATTCAccgagaagaagaacaagtCTGAGCGAACCCGACGTAAGAAGGAGGACAACATCCGTCTCCGTGAGCTTGTTGACTCTGTCCTTGCTCTTGATCCCCGTATCAAGAGGATCAAGGCCGAGGAGAAGGCTGCCCGTGAAGCtaagaagaagggtggTGCCGCTGGTGCCCCTAAGCAGTTGAGCGCTGccgagaagaagaagctcgaggagcagaagaagaaggaggaagaggagaagaaggctgctgagaagaaggccaaCGAAGCTAGCAAGGCTGACAGGGAGGCTGCCAAGAAGGCTAAGGAAGCTGCCAGGAAGAACCTCaagaagtggaagaag GCCATCTCCACTGTCATTGCCTCTTCCAACTACTTCCAAGCCGAAGGCACTGCCGCCTCTGCCCAGGTTATTGAGAAGCAACTCGGTGAGCTCGACGCTCTTATTGAGCTTCTCGAGCCCGAGCAGGTCAAGGACCTCAAGGAGAAGGTCGAGAAGGCTGGCAACGGCGCCCCTGTCAAGGCCGCTTTGCAGGAGAAGGTTGCCGCTTTGGGAGAGAAGGGTGCTGGCAAGTTTACTGAGTTCGCTTAG
- a CDS encoding uncharacterized protein (Similar to TIGR gene model, INSD accession AAW46643.1) encodes MQRPNDSLTQRALFVKNLNFNITGADLYDLFGKYGPIRQIRLGTDANLKTKGTAYVVFESPDDAKEAVNQLNGFHLMERYIVVLYHHPSKQQASALAKAELRAREEALAEEKRRLGMKDE; translated from the exons ATGCAACGACCAAACGACTCTTTAACTCAACGAGCTCTCTT CGTCAAGAACCT CAACTTCAACATTACCGGTGCCGACTTGTATGACCTCTTTGGCAAGTACGGACCCATCCGGCAAATCCGCCTCGGGACAGACGCGAATCTCAAGACCAAGGGAACAGCGTATGTAGTGTTTGAGAGTCCGGATGATGCCAAGGAGGCTGTCAACCAACTGAACGGTTTCCACTTGATGGAAAGATATATTGTCG TGCTTTACCACCATCCGTCAAAACAACAAGCGTCTGCGCTGGCCAAGGCGGAATTAAGAGCGCGGGAAGAAGCGTTAgcagaggagaagaggcGGTTGGGCATGAAGGACGAATAG